The DNA sequence CGGATCTGTGGCCGGGGCCGGAAAGCCAAGAACGAGGATGGACCTCTCACGGCTCTCACGGGCTCGCTGTGACGCGACTTCTGACAGGTGCCAAGGCGGTGTATTGTGGGCGCCTTTCGGCGTTGTCAGCGGTCGGTCGAACGGCAGGGCGTTAGAGGCCATCGGTACAGGCACCAAGTCTTGTGATCCCAGCGTTTTCTACCAGACGGTGGGGCTCAAGTGCCATAATATACGGCTTCGGTGGGAAGTCCTTCCACCCGAATAAGGATTCGTGGACGCACCCCGATCGCGGATTCTATCTGTAAGCGAAGGACGTCAGAGGCTCAAGTCGGCAATGATGGTTGAGCGCGCGAGTATTCGAGAGATGTTCGGCGCCGTGGCGCCGGGATACGATCGCGCCAACCAAGTTCTCTCGCTGGGGGTCCACCACTACTGGCGGCGACGCGCCGTCCGAGAGTCGGGAGCTGGGCCGGGGGAGTGGGTTCTCGACTGTGCCACCGGGACCGGAGATCTGGCTTTGGCCTTTCGAAGGGCGGTGACAGCGACCGGCAGAGTCGTCGGTCTCGATTTCGCCGGACCGATGCTCACGCTGGCGGTTGCCAAGGCGGCCAGGGCACGGGCGACGGTCGATTTTGTCTTGGGCGATGTGCTCAGACTCCCATTCTCCGATGGCACATTCGACATCGCCAGCATCGCCTTCGGAATCCGCAACCTGGACGATCCTATTGGCGGCCTGGCGGAAATGGCTCGGGTGGTCCGACCTGGAGGGCGAGTGGTCGTGTTGGAGTTCGGTCAGCCGGAGGCACGACTGTTCGGGCGGGCATACC is a window from the Candidatus Zixiibacteriota bacterium genome containing:
- the ubiE gene encoding bifunctional demethylmenaquinone methyltransferase/2-methoxy-6-polyprenyl-1,4-benzoquinol methylase UbiE, with amino-acid sequence MMVERASIREMFGAVAPGYDRANQVLSLGVHHYWRRRAVRESGAGPGEWVLDCATGTGDLALAFRRAVTATGRVVGLDFAGPMLTLAVAKAARARATVDFVLGDVLRLPFSDGTFDIASIAFGIRNLDDPIGGLAEMARVVRPGGRVVVLEFGQPEARLFGRAYRWYSQVAIPRVGGWITGKPSSYRYLSESAAAFPSDNRFAELMRQTGAFRSIRVIPVTLRIAYIYVGAVA